In a single window of the Agromyces sp. H17E-10 genome:
- a CDS encoding carbohydrate ABC transporter permease, which translates to MTATSALTAVNPAVGVPREERPSGPGPALRRGILRLPVYLVLVVSSVLAVVPFLWMVIASTHSTPELFGTPLPVLPGDQLWENLARLQESVNFSQVMLNSFGVAVVYTVFSSAVSVMAGYGLATYRFRGRGVLLGVVLVTMMIPMQVLLVPLFQMMASAGLIDTYQAVILPFLANAFGIFLMRQAFLDFPVTLIEAARIDGAGELRTFWRIVLPVARPQLAALVIYTFISQWNSFIWPLLMLNTEDKYTVPVALNTMIGMSRVDYSGLMLGSLLATLPLLVLFLVFQKQFVSGLLGGAVKG; encoded by the coding sequence GTGACCGCGACGAGCGCCCTGACCGCCGTCAATCCCGCCGTGGGGGTGCCCCGCGAGGAGCGGCCCTCCGGCCCCGGGCCGGCACTGCGCCGGGGCATCCTGCGCCTGCCCGTCTACCTCGTGCTCGTCGTCTCGAGCGTGCTCGCGGTCGTGCCGTTCCTCTGGATGGTGATCGCGTCGACGCACTCGACGCCGGAGCTCTTCGGCACGCCGCTCCCGGTGCTGCCCGGCGACCAGTTGTGGGAGAACCTCGCGCGCCTGCAGGAGTCGGTGAACTTCAGCCAGGTGATGCTCAACAGCTTCGGCGTCGCGGTCGTGTACACCGTGTTCTCGTCGGCGGTGAGCGTCATGGCCGGGTACGGGCTCGCGACGTACCGGTTCCGCGGGCGGGGTGTGCTGCTCGGCGTCGTGCTCGTGACCATGATGATCCCGATGCAGGTGCTGCTCGTGCCGCTCTTCCAGATGATGGCGAGCGCGGGGCTCATCGACACGTACCAGGCGGTGATCCTGCCGTTCCTCGCGAACGCGTTCGGCATCTTCCTGATGCGGCAGGCGTTCCTCGACTTCCCCGTTACGCTCATCGAGGCGGCCCGCATCGACGGGGCGGGGGAGCTGCGCACGTTCTGGCGCATCGTGCTGCCCGTCGCGCGGCCGCAGCTCGCGGCGCTCGTGATCTACACCTTCATCAGCCAGTGGAACTCGTTCATCTGGCCCCTGCTCATGCTCAACACCGAGGACAAGTACACGGTGCCGGTGGCGCTCAACACGATGATCGGCATGTCACGGGTCGACTACTCGGGCCTCATGCTCGGGTCGCTGCTCGCCACGCTGCCGCTGCTCGTGCTGTTCCTGGTCTTCCAGAAGCAGTTCGTCTCGGGCCTGCTCGGCGGGGCCGTGAAGGGGTAG
- a CDS encoding GIY-YIG nuclease family protein gives MAFMYILECRDGSYYVGSTKNLDRRLAEHNSGAGAEYTRRRRPVALVFQHEFDRIDDAYFAEKHVQGWGRAKRSALIEGRFELLPELARKRFPKKADE, from the coding sequence ATGGCCTTCATGTACATCCTCGAGTGCCGCGACGGCTCGTACTACGTCGGCAGCACCAAGAACCTCGACCGCCGCCTCGCCGAGCACAACTCGGGCGCTGGCGCCGAGTACACGCGACGACGTCGCCCGGTGGCGCTCGTCTTCCAGCACGAGTTCGACCGGATCGATGACGCGTACTTCGCCGAGAAGCACGTACAGGGGTGGGGCCGTGCGAAACGGTCGGCGCTGATCGAGGGGCGGTTCGAGTTGCTGCCGGAGCTCGCGAGGAAGCGGTTCCCGAAGAAGGCGGACGAGTAG
- a CDS encoding ABC transporter substrate-binding protein: MKSRTLLAPVVALGAAALLAGCAMGGGQPTGSQVVLDPDAKVDGEITIWSWDVAATALERLAPEFEAEHPGTKINVVDVGYDNAYDKLSVGLQAGSGLPDVVTVETDRAPGYINEFPTGLVDLTPAFGDDEADFDPFKWQAQSDADGALKVVPWDSGTVGLFYRADYFDEAGIDPTTIETWDDLVAAGEQIKAKTGHTLMSQDVSTGGGFQMLLQQQGQGLFDENGDITVNSPEAVEALTLLQTINEKGLLKNVDGWDGRVTSAKDGDSAVTPEAVWWIGTLQGDAPELSGSYGVTELPAFEDGGVRTSNSGGSGLAIPTQAKNPQLAAAFIDFVLADADNQASMMENEGLFPSYLPALQGEYFATPQEYFDGQPVYELFAEQTANIPPITFTTDNAEASDIVANAVVAAVLNGADPQQALDDAAKQIATATGREIAE; encoded by the coding sequence ATGAAGTCACGCACCCTGCTCGCCCCCGTCGTGGCCCTCGGCGCCGCGGCACTCCTCGCCGGCTGCGCGATGGGCGGCGGCCAGCCGACCGGCAGCCAGGTCGTGCTCGACCCCGACGCGAAGGTCGACGGCGAGATCACGATCTGGTCGTGGGACGTCGCCGCGACCGCGCTCGAGCGGCTCGCGCCCGAGTTCGAGGCCGAGCACCCCGGCACGAAGATCAACGTCGTCGACGTCGGCTACGACAACGCCTACGACAAGCTCTCGGTGGGCCTCCAGGCGGGCAGCGGCCTGCCCGACGTCGTCACGGTCGAGACCGACCGGGCCCCCGGGTACATCAACGAGTTCCCGACCGGCCTGGTCGACCTCACGCCCGCCTTCGGCGACGACGAGGCCGACTTCGACCCGTTCAAGTGGCAGGCGCAGTCCGACGCCGACGGCGCGCTCAAGGTCGTGCCGTGGGACTCGGGCACGGTCGGCCTCTTCTACCGCGCCGACTACTTCGACGAGGCGGGCATCGACCCGACCACGATCGAGACGTGGGACGACCTCGTGGCCGCGGGCGAGCAGATCAAGGCGAAGACCGGCCACACGCTCATGTCGCAGGATGTCTCGACGGGCGGCGGCTTCCAGATGCTGCTGCAGCAGCAGGGCCAGGGCCTGTTCGACGAGAACGGCGACATCACCGTCAACTCGCCCGAGGCCGTCGAGGCGCTCACGCTGCTGCAGACGATCAACGAGAAGGGCCTGCTCAAGAACGTCGACGGCTGGGACGGCCGCGTCACGAGCGCCAAGGACGGCGACTCGGCGGTCACGCCCGAGGCGGTCTGGTGGATCGGCACCCTGCAGGGCGACGCCCCCGAGCTCAGCGGCAGCTACGGCGTGACCGAGCTGCCCGCGTTCGAGGACGGCGGTGTGCGCACGTCGAACAGCGGTGGCTCGGGCCTCGCGATCCCGACGCAGGCGAAGAACCCGCAGCTCGCCGCGGCGTTCATCGACTTCGTGCTCGCCGACGCCGACAACCAGGCGTCGATGATGGAGAACGAGGGGCTCTTCCCGTCCTACCTGCCGGCCCTCCAGGGCGAGTACTTCGCGACGCCGCAGGAGTACTTCGACGGCCAGCCCGTCTACGAGCTCTTCGCCGAACAGACCGCGAACATCCCGCCGATCACGTTCACGACCGACAACGCCGAGGCGAGCGACATCGTCGCCAACGCGGTCGTCGCCGCCGTGCTGAACGGGGCCGACCCGCAGCAGGCGCTCGACGACGCTGCGAAGCAGATCGCCACCGCGACCGGTCGCGAGATCGCCGAGTAG
- the gcvPB gene encoding aminomethyl-transferring glycine dehydrogenase subunit GcvPB: MTLPIAPKPAIRRFHQASWDEPVIFELSTPGERGVLVTPIEPGVREVVGDIVADLPAGLRRAVAPALPEMGQQRVLKHYLRLSQENLGADLNVDIGQGTCTMKYSPKINDQLIGVPQLTAMHPLQDPADAQGVLEIAWNLERMLAEISGMDEVSLHTQGGSAAIWSNIAMIRAYHEANGEGEQRREVITTIFSHPSNAAAAKAAGYDVITVFPDADGYPDLAALKAALSPRTAAIMVTNPEDTGIYNPAIKQWVDAAHEVGALASYDQANANGILGITRARDAGFDVCHFNLHKTFSTPHACGGPGAGANAVSAALAPFLPGPRIVRSVDASGSASFDVQQAGPQSIGAVAPFHGVIPNIVRAYSWIMALGAEGLLAAAEIAVLNNNYLLKKVTDIPGASAPYAEGRRRIEQVRYSWQELFEDTGISSEEIGIRMTDFGMHYWTSHHPYVVPQPFTLEPTESYSMAEIDEYVATLAEVAREAREEPEVVRTAPHNQTVHHTHHDDLDDPERWAITWRAYQRKYFGSVGRVAQRIETTETTEAPAAEPAA; encoded by the coding sequence ATGACGCTCCCCATCGCCCCCAAGCCCGCGATCCGTCGCTTCCACCAGGCCAGCTGGGACGAGCCGGTCATCTTCGAGCTCTCCACGCCGGGCGAGCGTGGCGTGCTCGTCACGCCGATCGAGCCGGGCGTGCGCGAGGTCGTCGGCGACATCGTCGCCGACCTGCCCGCGGGGCTGCGCCGCGCGGTCGCCCCCGCTCTCCCCGAGATGGGGCAGCAGCGCGTGCTCAAGCACTACCTGCGCCTCTCGCAGGAGAACCTCGGCGCCGACCTCAACGTCGACATCGGCCAGGGCACCTGCACCATGAAGTACTCGCCGAAGATCAACGACCAGTTGATCGGCGTGCCGCAGCTCACCGCGATGCACCCGCTGCAGGATCCGGCCGACGCGCAGGGCGTGCTCGAGATCGCCTGGAACCTCGAGCGCATGCTCGCCGAGATCTCGGGCATGGACGAGGTGTCGCTCCACACCCAGGGCGGCTCGGCCGCGATCTGGTCGAACATCGCGATGATCCGCGCGTATCACGAGGCGAACGGCGAGGGCGAGCAGCGTCGCGAGGTCATCACGACGATCTTCAGCCACCCGTCCAACGCGGCGGCGGCGAAGGCGGCGGGCTACGACGTCATCACCGTGTTCCCCGACGCCGACGGCTACCCCGACCTCGCGGCCCTCAAGGCCGCGCTCTCGCCCCGCACCGCCGCGATCATGGTCACCAACCCCGAGGACACCGGCATCTACAACCCGGCGATCAAGCAGTGGGTGGATGCCGCGCACGAGGTGGGTGCGCTCGCCTCGTACGACCAGGCGAACGCGAACGGCATCCTCGGCATCACCCGCGCCCGCGACGCCGGGTTCGACGTGTGCCACTTCAACCTGCACAAGACGTTCTCGACCCCGCACGCGTGCGGCGGTCCGGGTGCCGGTGCCAACGCGGTGAGCGCCGCGCTCGCGCCGTTCCTGCCGGGTCCGCGCATCGTGCGGTCGGTGGATGCCTCGGGGTCGGCGTCGTTCGACGTGCAGCAGGCCGGCCCGCAGTCGATCGGCGCGGTCGCCCCGTTCCACGGCGTGATCCCGAACATCGTGCGCGCCTACTCGTGGATCATGGCCCTCGGTGCCGAGGGCCTCCTCGCCGCCGCCGAGATCGCCGTGCTCAACAACAACTACCTGCTCAAGAAGGTCACCGACATCCCCGGCGCCTCGGCGCCGTACGCCGAGGGCCGTCGCCGCATCGAGCAGGTTCGTTACTCATGGCAGGAGCTCTTCGAGGACACCGGCATCTCGTCCGAGGAGATCGGCATCCGCATGACCGACTTCGGCATGCACTACTGGACGAGCCACCACCCGTACGTCGTGCCGCAGCCGTTCACGCTCGAGCCGACCGAGTCGTACTCCATGGCCGAGATCGACGAGTACGTCGCCACGCTCGCCGAGGTCGCGCGCGAAGCCCGTGAGGAGCCCGAGGTCGTGCGCACCGCGCCGCACAACCAGACCGTGCACCACACCCACCACGACGACCTCGACGACCCCGAGCGCTGGGCCATCACGTGGCGGGCCTACCAGCGCAAGTACTTCGGCTCGGTCGGTCGAGTAGCGCAGCGTATCGAGACCACCGAGACCACCGAGGCCCCCGCTGCGGAGCCGGCCGCCTGA
- a CDS encoding beta-galactosidase, with the protein MTDESPRAIRLDALAYGGDYNPDQWSEEVWHQDIRLMREAGVNIVSLPVFSWPQLETAPGVYEWDWLDRIIDLLWAGGIAVDLATATATPPSWLIRSHPEMLPWNEAGQRLEFGSRQAYCPSSPVWRENVARMTRAMADRYGDHPALALWHVSNEYGDHVSRCWCPESSAHFRRWLEARYGDLDGLNEAWGVNVWGQRYTDWAHIEAPRRSTGPVNPTQLLDFERFSSDALLELFQLEVDILREITPEIGVTTNFMSILRDLDYWKFAAAEDLVTDDAYPDPADPLAHVPAALNYGYMRSLKGGQPWLLLEQAPSGVSWRDVNVPKAPGHYRIGSLQAIAHGSDGAMVFQWRQAKYGQEKFHSAMVGHRGEASRSFQEAKAFGAELKQLEPVRGSRVRSRIALVVDHDSWWGSSATESLPSQRLQWLAQTRAWHAALHALGHAVDTVRATGPLDGYDVVVVPNLYVADAAQAQVFSDFVARGGQLVVGPFSGVVDDTEKVHDGGAPGPLRGLLGIEVDEQWPVADGLAERVAFSAGGEFDVPTWGEWLEVHDGTEVLARYASGELDGRAAITRRAVGGLDTALRAYSTDRPGAAWYVSCVLEHDGLVALFRDALAAAGLPARERIDLDLEAVTRSDETTDYTFVLNHGRREITVDVPTGANDLLGGEGLETLRSSTTGGRTTLTLPRFGAAVLATPRAAEPPFITLSHAHDTND; encoded by the coding sequence GTGACCGACGAGTCCCCTCGAGCGATCCGCCTCGACGCGCTCGCCTACGGCGGCGACTACAACCCCGACCAGTGGTCGGAGGAGGTCTGGCACCAGGACATCCGCCTCATGCGCGAGGCCGGGGTCAACATCGTGAGCCTGCCGGTCTTCTCGTGGCCGCAGCTCGAGACAGCTCCCGGCGTCTACGAGTGGGACTGGCTCGACCGCATCATCGACCTGCTCTGGGCGGGCGGCATCGCCGTCGACCTCGCGACCGCGACCGCGACGCCGCCGTCGTGGCTCATTCGTTCGCACCCCGAGATGCTGCCGTGGAACGAAGCCGGTCAGCGCCTCGAATTCGGGTCGCGGCAGGCGTACTGCCCGAGCTCGCCGGTCTGGCGCGAGAACGTCGCGCGGATGACGCGGGCGATGGCCGACCGGTACGGCGACCACCCCGCCCTCGCCCTCTGGCACGTCTCCAACGAGTACGGCGACCACGTGTCGCGCTGCTGGTGCCCCGAGTCGTCGGCGCACTTCCGTCGCTGGCTCGAGGCCCGCTACGGCGACCTCGACGGCCTCAACGAGGCCTGGGGCGTCAACGTCTGGGGCCAGCGCTACACCGACTGGGCGCACATCGAGGCGCCGCGCCGCTCGACCGGCCCGGTGAATCCGACGCAGCTCCTCGACTTCGAGCGCTTCTCGTCCGACGCGCTGCTCGAGCTCTTCCAGCTCGAGGTCGACATCCTCCGCGAGATCACCCCCGAGATCGGCGTCACCACGAACTTCATGTCGATCCTGCGCGACCTCGACTACTGGAAGTTCGCCGCCGCCGAGGACCTCGTCACCGACGACGCCTACCCCGACCCGGCCGACCCGCTCGCGCACGTGCCGGCCGCGCTCAACTACGGCTACATGCGCTCGCTCAAGGGCGGGCAGCCGTGGCTGCTGCTCGAGCAGGCGCCGAGCGGCGTCAGCTGGCGCGACGTGAACGTGCCGAAGGCGCCGGGCCATTACCGCATCGGAAGCCTGCAGGCGATCGCGCACGGCTCCGACGGCGCGATGGTGTTCCAGTGGCGGCAGGCCAAGTACGGGCAGGAGAAGTTCCACTCCGCGATGGTCGGGCACCGTGGCGAGGCATCCCGCTCGTTCCAAGAGGCGAAGGCGTTCGGCGCCGAGCTGAAGCAGCTCGAGCCCGTGCGAGGCAGCCGGGTGCGCTCGCGCATCGCGCTCGTCGTCGACCACGACTCGTGGTGGGGCTCGTCGGCCACCGAGTCGCTGCCCTCGCAGCGACTGCAGTGGCTCGCCCAGACGCGCGCCTGGCACGCTGCGCTGCACGCGCTCGGCCACGCGGTCGACACCGTGCGCGCCACCGGCCCGCTCGACGGGTACGACGTCGTCGTGGTGCCGAATCTCTACGTCGCGGATGCTGCGCAAGCGCAGGTGTTCTCCGACTTCGTCGCCAGAGGCGGGCAGCTCGTCGTCGGCCCGTTCTCGGGCGTCGTCGACGACACCGAGAAGGTGCACGACGGGGGAGCGCCCGGTCCGCTGCGTGGACTCCTCGGCATCGAGGTCGACGAGCAGTGGCCCGTGGCCGACGGGCTCGCCGAACGCGTCGCGTTCTCCGCCGGCGGCGAGTTCGACGTCCCCACCTGGGGCGAGTGGCTCGAGGTGCACGACGGCACCGAGGTGCTCGCGCGGTACGCGTCGGGTGAGCTCGACGGGCGCGCTGCGATCACGCGGCGCGCCGTCGGTGGTCTCGATACGGCGCTTCGCGCCTACTCGACCGACCGACCCGGCGCCGCCTGGTACGTGAGCTGCGTGCTCGAGCACGACGGGCTCGTCGCGCTGTTCCGCGACGCGCTCGCGGCGGCGGGTCTGCCGGCGCGCGAGCGCATCGACCTCGACCTCGAGGCCGTCACCCGCAGCGACGAGACGACCGACTACACCTTCGTGCTCAACCACGGCCGCCGCGAGATCACGGTCGACGTGCCGACGGGCGCGAACGACCTGCTCGGTGGCGAGGGTCTCGAAACGCTCCGCTCCTCGACCACCGGTGGCCGCACCACCCTGACGCTCCCGCGCTTCGGCGCCGCCGTGCTCGCGACCCCGCGCGCGGCGGAGCCGCCCTTCATCACCCTGTCCCACGCACACGACACGAACGACTGA
- a CDS encoding GntR family transcriptional regulator: protein MAIERKNLRSQVREELLARMRAGEVQPGEGINEVQLAGELGVSRTPLREALIALESEGQITSENGKGFRFVPLSASEFEDLAPVMAALESLALELSPVDELRKIGARLSTLAAEFDQEVVEHALVVTKDDEWHGIMLSACPNRRLLDVIESVRGAFHRYESLLVPNNVMIERVAAEHAAIAACLADGDVPGAVAALKINWLHGMRRILDNASSPYFTA, encoded by the coding sequence ATGGCGATCGAACGCAAGAACCTGCGCTCGCAGGTCCGTGAGGAATTGCTCGCACGCATGCGCGCCGGCGAGGTGCAGCCGGGCGAGGGCATCAACGAGGTGCAGCTCGCCGGCGAGCTCGGCGTCAGTCGCACCCCCCTGCGCGAAGCGCTCATCGCCCTCGAGAGCGAGGGTCAGATCACGAGCGAGAACGGCAAGGGGTTCCGGTTCGTGCCGCTCAGCGCCAGCGAGTTCGAAGACCTCGCGCCCGTGATGGCGGCGCTCGAGAGCCTCGCCCTCGAGCTCAGCCCCGTCGACGAGTTGCGGAAGATCGGCGCGCGCCTGTCGACGCTCGCGGCCGAGTTCGACCAGGAGGTCGTCGAGCACGCCCTCGTGGTCACGAAGGACGACGAGTGGCACGGCATCATGCTCTCGGCCTGCCCCAACCGCCGACTCCTCGACGTGATCGAGAGCGTGCGCGGCGCCTTCCACCGCTACGAGTCGCTGCTCGTGCCGAACAACGTGATGATCGAGCGCGTCGCGGCCGAGCACGCCGCGATCGCCGCCTGTCTCGCCGACGGTGACGTTCCCGGCGCCGTCGCGGCGCTCAAGATCAACTGGCTGCACGGCATGCGCCGCATCCTCGACAACGCCTCGAGCCCCTACTTCACGGCGTAG
- the gcvPA gene encoding aminomethyl-transferring glycine dehydrogenase subunit GcvPA produces the protein MTDTFVHPYIPNTAPATKQAMLDAVGAASTDEFYADVPAELRLGRALDLPAPLVAEQDLARHVRGLLAKNRSTDERLSFLGHGTYHHYVPAVVDEVINRSEFLTAYAGEPYEDHGRFQALFQYQSLMAELLAMDVVNVPTYDGYQATATSLAMAGRITGRRRVLVASDVLPAKYSKVLDYVRVHLDLEQVETVNGTADVAAVAARLGDDVAAVWIETPSVTGAVEASLPAIAEAAHAVGAVVVVGTDPIGYGVLTPPAEQGADIVCGDIQSLGLHQWFGGAHGGFIAVHDDPTFVMEMPSRLFGLATTDVPGEVGFGDVAYERTSFALREEGKEWVGTAAALWGIAAGVYLALMGPQGMRDLGELLLARTRYAQQQLAAIPGVALGDEALHLREFTIDVAGAGLTAQGVVEALRRQGIEPGVVLGEHELVVCVTEVTGQADIDRLAAAIGALAGASTVTTTKEDRA, from the coding sequence ATGACCGACACCTTCGTCCATCCGTACATCCCCAACACCGCACCCGCCACGAAGCAGGCGATGCTCGACGCCGTCGGCGCCGCATCGACCGACGAGTTCTACGCCGACGTGCCCGCCGAGCTCCGCCTCGGACGAGCGCTCGACCTGCCGGCGCCGCTCGTCGCCGAGCAGGACCTCGCCCGCCACGTGCGCGGCCTGCTCGCGAAGAACCGCTCGACCGACGAGCGGCTGAGCTTCCTCGGCCACGGCACCTACCACCACTACGTGCCCGCCGTCGTCGACGAGGTGATCAACCGCAGCGAGTTCCTCACCGCGTACGCGGGCGAGCCGTACGAGGACCACGGCCGGTTCCAAGCCCTGTTCCAGTACCAGTCGCTCATGGCCGAGCTCCTCGCGATGGACGTCGTGAACGTGCCCACCTACGACGGTTACCAGGCCACGGCGACGAGTCTCGCCATGGCCGGGCGCATCACCGGTCGCCGCCGCGTACTGGTCGCGAGCGACGTGCTGCCCGCCAAGTACTCGAAGGTGCTCGACTACGTGCGCGTGCACCTCGACCTCGAGCAGGTCGAGACGGTGAACGGCACGGCGGATGTCGCGGCCGTCGCCGCACGACTGGGCGACGACGTCGCGGCCGTGTGGATCGAGACGCCGAGCGTGACCGGCGCCGTCGAGGCGTCGCTGCCCGCGATCGCCGAGGCCGCGCACGCGGTCGGGGCGGTCGTCGTCGTCGGCACCGACCCGATCGGCTACGGCGTGCTCACCCCGCCCGCCGAGCAGGGCGCCGACATCGTGTGCGGCGACATCCAGTCGCTCGGCCTGCACCAGTGGTTCGGCGGCGCGCACGGCGGATTCATCGCGGTGCACGACGACCCGACGTTCGTCATGGAGATGCCCTCGCGCCTCTTCGGCCTCGCGACGACCGACGTGCCGGGCGAGGTCGGCTTCGGCGACGTCGCCTACGAGCGCACCTCGTTCGCCCTCCGCGAGGAGGGCAAGGAGTGGGTCGGCACCGCCGCCGCCCTCTGGGGCATCGCCGCCGGCGTCTACCTCGCGCTCATGGGCCCGCAGGGCATGCGCGACCTCGGCGAGCTTCTGCTCGCCCGCACGCGGTACGCCCAGCAGCAGCTCGCCGCCATCCCGGGCGTCGCGCTCGGCGACGAGGCCCTGCACCTGCGCGAGTTCACGATCGACGTGGCCGGCGCGGGGCTCACCGCGCAGGGCGTCGTCGAGGCGCTGCGACGCCAGGGCATCGAGCCCGGCGTCGTGCTCGGCGAGCACGAGCTCGTCGTGTGCGTAACCGAAGTCACCGGCCAGGCCGACATCGACCGGCTCGCCGCCGCGATCGGCGCGCTCGCCGGGGCATCCACCGTCACGACCACCAAGGAGGACCGCGCATGA
- a CDS encoding carbohydrate ABC transporter permease has product MASPTLTTGGRGTAPARGIRNLKPDAPGRRRSLGRRLQRPGAWFALPAAALLVIFFAYPLVTSLWQSFFATSGGVSTWVGLEQYARLFEDPLVAKSLFNALLILVVQVPLMIGLALGLAYLLNQAWLRFRSGFRLLTFLPAVTTLVAYAVVFKVMLATDGGAVNQMLGLVGVAPVDWLNNEWWARVALIGAITWRWTGYNMVIILAGLQSIPGELYEAARIDGAGRWQIFTRIVIPQLRPVLIFTTVTSTIGALQLFDENWILTEGGPNDATLTPVLYLYKVGFRQFDFGYASAIAWMLVVITAIISIVQFRLMREKP; this is encoded by the coding sequence ATGGCCTCGCCGACGCTCACCACGGGTGGGCGGGGAACGGCACCCGCCCGGGGCATCCGAAACCTGAAACCGGATGCCCCGGGCCGCCGCCGGTCGCTGGGGCGACGCCTCCAGCGGCCGGGGGCGTGGTTCGCACTCCCCGCCGCCGCCCTGCTCGTCATCTTCTTCGCGTACCCGCTCGTCACCTCGCTCTGGCAGAGCTTCTTCGCCACCTCGGGCGGGGTGTCGACCTGGGTCGGGCTCGAGCAGTACGCGCGGCTCTTCGAGGACCCGCTCGTCGCGAAGAGCCTCTTCAACGCCCTGCTCATCCTCGTGGTGCAGGTGCCCCTCATGATCGGCCTCGCGCTCGGTCTCGCGTACCTGCTCAACCAGGCCTGGCTGCGGTTCAGGTCGGGGTTCCGGCTGCTGACCTTCCTGCCCGCGGTCACGACGCTCGTCGCCTACGCGGTCGTCTTCAAGGTGATGCTCGCGACCGACGGCGGAGCGGTCAACCAGATGCTCGGCCTCGTCGGCGTCGCGCCCGTCGACTGGCTCAACAACGAATGGTGGGCGCGCGTCGCCCTCATCGGAGCCATCACGTGGCGGTGGACCGGTTACAACATGGTCATCATCCTCGCGGGGTTGCAGTCGATCCCCGGCGAGCTTTACGAGGCGGCCCGCATCGACGGCGCCGGGCGCTGGCAGATCTTCACGAGGATCGTCATCCCGCAGCTGCGGCCGGTGCTCATCTTCACGACGGTCACCTCGACCATCGGCGCGCTGCAGCTCTTCGACGAGAACTGGATCCTCACCGAGGGCGGCCCGAACGACGCGACGCTGACGCCCGTGCTCTACCTGTACAAGGTCGGGTTCCGGCAGTTCGACTTCGGGTACGCGTCGGCGATCGCCTGGATGCTCGTCGTCATCACCGCGATCATCTCGATCGTGCAGTTCCGCCTCATGAGGGAGAAGCCGTGA